CACTCATTATTACGGCAAGAAAACTATTGCAGATTATCTATGCAATCTATGTGCATAATACACCTTATGATCCTAAGAGAGTATTTGTTGCACAACCAACAAAATAGATAGCACTTCCTCTTGATTGTATTTGTGCCATTGACAATGAATTGTTAAAGAGCTAACACAACAACAAAAATCAAACTATATCGGCTCTATTAAACTACAAGCCGATACCTTGTTAGTGTTATTGATGAAACTTATGTTTCATCATCAAAACACTTCGCAGTTTTGAAGTGTTTTAAAAATGAAACAAAAAGGTATGTTTTTTTTTAAAATTTCAGCCGTTTAAGTTGTTTCTTATAAAACGGCTTCATATACTTTTATGAAAATAGGTGATAGCAAAAACTCCTCTTTTGTATCAATAGTACCTTTTTTTAAGTGTATAAGCTCTTCATTTTTAATATCAGCTACAATAGCTTGCATAGAGTTTTCCAATGTTTTATTGAAGCTGTAGTTCAGTCCTATAACTAATGCTCCTCCAAAGAGCAGTATGACAATACCAAGTACGAAAGCATAAGCAAAGAGAAGTCGCCATTTTGCACTATTCATTAACAATCCTGTATCCAGATCCACGTATAGTTTGAATAAGCTTTTTTTCAAACCCTCTGTCGATTTTATTGCGAAGATGATAGATTGTTACATTAATGACATTGCTTTCAAAAAACTCTTGCATATTCCAAATCTGTTCTAATATAACTGTGTTTGTAACAATATAGCCTTTATTGCGCAGTAGTAACTCTAAAAGTTCATACTCTTTTGTACTTAAATCAATGACTTTTCCATCTCTTTTAACTTCTCGTTTTATAGGATCAAGTGTCAGGTCTGCTGTATGCAGTGTAAGATTTTCATTATAACTGTTTCGACGATGCAGTGCTTGAATTCTGGCAACAAGTTCACTAAAAGAGAATGGTTTTGGAAGGTAGTCATCTGCACCGCTTTGTAGCCCCTCTACACGATCATCTACATCTCCACGCGCCGTAAGCATCAGTATGGGGGTAACTATGTTTGCCGTGCGTATTTTTTTAATGAGCTCTAGACCACTAATTTTAGGAAGCATCCAATCTACAATGATGACATCATACCGATTTATTTGCAAAAGATAAAAACCCTCTTCACCATCAAAGGCACAATCGACATTCATAAGCTCCTCTTTAAGTCCTTTTGTGATGAAAGAAGAGATCTTTTTATCATCTTCAATCAATAAAACTTTCATAAAATCTCCATCTCTTTTAAAAGAAGTCTATTACTAAAACATAAAATTTATATGAATAGTAGATGAAAAAAATTTCATATTCACTTCATATTTATTTAATAATCGTCAATTATACTAATTTTTATGAGTAATGAAAAAGAGTTTAAAGAGATTGCTATACATTGCAAAAACATAGTAAAAGCTTATGGAAGTGGTACTTCTAAGGTTTTGGCACTTCGTGGTGTAGATGTTGATATTTATAGAGGTGAATTGATGATGATTGTCGGTCCCTCTGGGTGCGGAAAGACGACATTTATCTCTATTATCTCTACAATGCTGTCGTTTGACAGTGGCGTTTGCAAAGTGTTGGGTTTGGATATTTCTAAAATATCTGAAAAAGATACAGTTCTGTTTAGAAGAGAGAATATTGGATTTGTATTTCAAGCTTTTAATCTATTGCCGGCACTTACTGCTCAAGAGAATGTGGCAGTTCCTCTTTTGGTTAAAGGTATAGAGAGAAAAGAGGCGATGGAAAGGTCTGCAAAAGCTCTCGTTTTGGTTGGTTTAAATAAGAGGCATAGTGCATTGCCTTCACAGATGAGTGGGGGAGAGAAGCAACGTGTTGCAATTGCCCGTGCCATTGTTCATAGACCTAAACTTATTATTTGCGATGAACCTACAAGCAATCTTGACCACTCAACAGGACTAAATGTGATGAAACTTTTAAGTAAGCTATCTAAAGAGTTGCAAACTACAGTAATTGTTGTGACGCACGATAATCGGATCTTAGATTTTGCTGATCGAATTGCCTATATGGATGATGGAAAAATTACACATATAAAAGAGAGATGATGAAGAAATTTAATTTTATTATAGGATTGTCTCTTTTGGGGATAATTTTAACCGTTACACTTATTTTACAGCAGTCTGATCCTGCTAAGGTAAATACAGAGCCGATCCCTAAATGGAATATACCCTTTAAATCGTTTGTTGCAGGAACTGGCATTGTTAAGCCAAGTACAAGAAACATCTCTATCGGTACTCCTGTTTCAGGTGTTGTAGAAGAGGTCTATGTCAAAGCTGGTGATACTATTAAAAAGGGTGATCCTCTTTTTAAAATTGATGATCGTAAACTTAGAAACCAACTTCCATACTTGAAAGCAAAGGTTGAAGAGGCACGCAGTGCTATGATCAAATATAAAAATATTTATGAAATAGATAAAAAACTCTACAAAGAGTCTGCAGGCGGAGCAATAAGTAAAAAAAGTTTTGAAATATCAAGAGACAATTATGTACATTCAAAGGCTGTTTTAAAAACAGCTATTGCTAAAATGGAGAGTCTGAAAAAAGATATTGAAAGATATACAATACATTCGCCGATTGATGGCATTGTACTTCAGTGCAATGTAACACCAGGCAGTTTTTTAGAAGCATCAGCTTTAACTTCACATTTTTTAGTGATTGGAAGTAACAAGTTAAACCTTCGTGTCAATGTAGATGAATATAATGCTTGGCGTATTCAACCAGGTGCTAAGGCTGTTGCCTTTGTGCGAGGACACCCTGAAATGAAAGTGCCGCTTAAGTTTTTGCGCATAGAACCATATATTGTTCCTAAAAAGGTTATGACTGGGCTACCGACTGAAAGAAGCGATGTACGGGTTCTTCAAGTTATCTATATGTTTGATAAGCCATCTTTTCCACTCTATGTCGGAGAGATGATGGATGTTTTTATAGATGCAGATCAAAGTAAAAGAGTAGGGCAGAGATAGATGCTAAATATTGCCATTAAAATGTTATGGGGTGATCGTACCAAATTTTTTGGTCTTCTTTTTGGTATTTCATTTACTGCTTTTCTTGTAACTTTTGCACTCTCCTTTTTTGCCGGTTTTATGACAAACAGTTTTGCTTTAATCTCTGAAAATCCTACAGCAGATGTTTGGGTAATGGATCCGGCAGTACGCTCTACGGAGATGACAATCAATATGCCTGAATCGGTACTTAGTCAAGTTAAAAGTATTGATGGGGTCAATTATGCCACTGCTCTTGCGATAGGTGACATTAGTGTTCGCTTTCCAAATGGCAGGTTTCAGACTTTTCAGATGATCGGTGTAGATGATGCAACATTGGCAGGTGCTCCAAAACCTCCTTTTGGAGATGTAGAGACATTACTGCATATTCCAGATGCTGTCATTGTCGCTTCTGGTGGTACAGAGGGGAAACTGCAAACGCCTATTTACAAAAGAGATCAGTGGGCATATGACGGTGCGCATCTCTCTGTACCTATGCGCTCTTTAAAAGCGGGTGATGAGTTGCTAATTAATGATAAAAGAGTATTTGTAGCAGGGATTTCAAAGACAATTCCACGATTTCCTCCAAGACCTTTAATTTACACAACTTTTTCTACCTTTAAAAAGATTTTGCCATCAGAGAGTCGCTACATCACATTTGTTCTGGTCTCTGCTAAGCCTGGTGTATCGCCTAAGAAATTGGCTCAAAGAATTAGCACAATTACAGGTTTTAGTGCAAGAACATCTGATGATTTTAAGAAAGATACAATCAAATGGTACTTAATAAACTCAGAAGATGTTGGCGATATGAGTGCAATGCTAATACTTGCTATGACAGTTGGCTTTGGTTTTACAGGTATTATGCTCTATATGTTTACCTATGAAAATCTTCAACAGTATGCAGTGCTTAAAGCGATAGGTACATCAGACAAAACACTGTTGTCAATGATATTTACACAAGCATCGGTTAGTGCCTTTATTGGAGCTG
The window above is part of the Hydrogenimonas thermophila genome. Proteins encoded here:
- a CDS encoding response regulator transcription factor, which codes for MKVLLIEDDKKISSFITKGLKEELMNVDCAFDGEEGFYLLQINRYDVIIVDWMLPKISGLELIKKIRTANIVTPILMLTARGDVDDRVEGLQSGADDYLPKPFSFSELVARIQALHRRNSYNENLTLHTADLTLDPIKREVKRDGKVIDLSTKEYELLELLLRNKGYIVTNTVILEQIWNMQEFFESNVINVTIYHLRNKIDRGFEKKLIQTIRGSGYRIVNE
- a CDS encoding ABC transporter ATP-binding protein; its protein translation is MSNEKEFKEIAIHCKNIVKAYGSGTSKVLALRGVDVDIYRGELMMIVGPSGCGKTTFISIISTMLSFDSGVCKVLGLDISKISEKDTVLFRRENIGFVFQAFNLLPALTAQENVAVPLLVKGIERKEAMERSAKALVLVGLNKRHSALPSQMSGGEKQRVAIARAIVHRPKLIICDEPTSNLDHSTGLNVMKLLSKLSKELQTTVIVVTHDNRILDFADRIAYMDDGKITHIKER
- a CDS encoding efflux RND transporter periplasmic adaptor subunit, which encodes MKKFNFIIGLSLLGIILTVTLILQQSDPAKVNTEPIPKWNIPFKSFVAGTGIVKPSTRNISIGTPVSGVVEEVYVKAGDTIKKGDPLFKIDDRKLRNQLPYLKAKVEEARSAMIKYKNIYEIDKKLYKESAGGAISKKSFEISRDNYVHSKAVLKTAIAKMESLKKDIERYTIHSPIDGIVLQCNVTPGSFLEASALTSHFLVIGSNKLNLRVNVDEYNAWRIQPGAKAVAFVRGHPEMKVPLKFLRIEPYIVPKKVMTGLPTERSDVRVLQVIYMFDKPSFPLYVGEMMDVFIDADQSKRVGQR
- a CDS encoding ABC transporter permease; this translates as MLNIAIKMLWGDRTKFFGLLFGISFTAFLVTFALSFFAGFMTNSFALISENPTADVWVMDPAVRSTEMTINMPESVLSQVKSIDGVNYATALAIGDISVRFPNGRFQTFQMIGVDDATLAGAPKPPFGDVETLLHIPDAVIVASGGTEGKLQTPIYKRDQWAYDGAHLSVPMRSLKAGDELLINDKRVFVAGISKTIPRFPPRPLIYTTFSTFKKILPSESRYITFVLVSAKPGVSPKKLAQRISTITGFSARTSDDFKKDTIKWYLINSEDVGDMSAMLILAMTVGFGFTGIMLYMFTYENLQQYAVLKAIGTSDKTLLSMIFTQASVSAFIGAGIGIGVCALVGELIVGFEINYPFRLMWFAPLVGVFGVMIISLTAALISMRPVLKLDPGRVFYSK